The following proteins come from a genomic window of bacterium:
- a CDS encoding DUF5655 domain-containing protein, with amino-acid sequence MSIKYAVPVKIDIKSHPELNETWVQNIIAEDPSIIGLGNLVLKDKERIQPRAGRLDLLLQNVDATKRYEVEIQLGKTDENHIIRTIEYWDIERKRFPQYEHCAVIIAEDITSRFLNVINLFNGAIPLVAIQMNAIQVGDTISLVFTTVLDQLKLGFVDEDEEVYEITDRNYWEQRAKEQTVAMADKILELINSIWPGFELKYNKCYIGLAKDGQPNNFVIMRPQKNIMRVEFKIPKSDDIENKIESAGLDMLDYDSRWERYRIKLNKPDIEKNKDFIIELLKAAYENNL; translated from the coding sequence ATGTCTATAAAATATGCTGTCCCGGTAAAGATTGATATCAAGAGCCATCCGGAATTGAATGAAACGTGGGTTCAGAATATTATAGCTGAGGATCCAAGTATAATAGGATTAGGGAACCTTGTGCTTAAAGACAAAGAAAGAATTCAACCTCGTGCCGGAAGACTTGATTTACTCTTACAGAATGTAGATGCTACAAAAAGATACGAAGTAGAAATTCAACTGGGTAAAACCGATGAAAATCATATTATCAGAACCATAGAATACTGGGATATAGAAAGAAAAAGATTTCCCCAATATGAACACTGCGCTGTTATCATTGCTGAGGACATTACCAGTAGATTCCTGAATGTTATAAATCTTTTTAATGGTGCTATCCCCCTAGTTGCAATTCAAATGAATGCAATCCAGGTTGGTGATACTATTTCTCTTGTATTTACAACAGTGCTTGACCAGTTAAAACTTGGTTTTGTTGATGAAGATGAGGAAGTTTATGAAATAACCGACAGAAATTATTGGGAACAGAGAGCAAAAGAACAGACAGTTGCGATGGCTGATAAAATTCTTGAGTTGATTAACAGTATCTGGCCAGGTTTTGAACTAAAATATAATAAATGCTATATCGGCCTTGCAAAAGACGGACAACCTAATAATTTTGTGATAATGCGTCCACAGAAAAACATTATGCGAGTTGAATTCAAAATTCCGAAATCCGATGACATAGAAAATAAAATAGAATCTGCCGGACTTGATATGCTGGACTATGATAGCAGGTGGGAAAGGTACAGAATAAAATTGAACAAGCCAGATATTGAGAAAAACAAGGATTTTATTATTGAACTATTAAAAGCAGCATATGAAAATAACTTATAA
- a CDS encoding DUF2325 domain-containing protein, which yields MEFNLKKCRDCFKEAYYEVYGKQINIEPLEQFFRNSLSQQTLTYETLISVIDKKYWEFGKHLNPPPKTQIEPFLEKINSLLNEKLPENEEFVIKELVMIFHDLQFTSLILRFAHPEFYGIYSTPVIAITRVETTRAIDQYMKYLKRLREWKETYGFERVADVDHAAWSLAEKEDMGKCVEKKCENYFLYKRDPKIISDIAFSLYDRKKTEEAIEKLNNAKEICNDKEPIFQTLMMIYEEIKNYSEMINEGIELINWYKEKKNYYKIPDVCEQIYKYEKIVEILEDEIEAYKHIGDKNKQIEKLITLAELYKQDGQIKKAMEVYNKIILIAPEQKEIISELKEKLEEFAEEQKSIGKGIKICLKCQKLAEEIDCIYILLPKEKWNECELCTIWAKKYDQYKELSGRIITIVGGKESLKERYKEEIKRLGAKDCLFHNAIDNINEISSLVKKGDYGIIITSIASHAGTNKAKSEFEKEKKIFIRLHQTGIDSLVETVVNNLIPRIRNIQ from the coding sequence ATGGAATTTAATTTAAAAAAATGTCGTGATTGTTTTAAAGAAGCATACTATGAAGTATATGGAAAACAGATAAATATTGAACCATTAGAACAATTTTTCAGAAATTCTCTTTCTCAGCAAACATTGACATATGAAACACTAATATCCGTAATTGATAAAAAATATTGGGAATTTGGAAAACATCTAAATCCTCCACCAAAAACACAAATAGAACCTTTTCTTGAGAAAATTAATTCTTTATTAAATGAAAAATTGCCTGAAAATGAAGAATTTGTAATAAAAGAGTTAGTGATGATTTTTCATGACCTGCAATTTACTTCTTTAATATTAAGATTTGCTCATCCAGAATTTTATGGTATTTATAGTACCCCTGTAATAGCCATAACAAGAGTAGAGACAACTCGTGCTATTGACCAATATATGAAATATTTAAAAAGATTAAGAGAATGGAAGGAAACATATGGATTTGAAAGAGTTGCCGATGTTGACCATGCTGCTTGGTCTCTTGCAGAAAAAGAAGATATGGGAAAATGTGTAGAAAAAAAATGTGAAAACTATTTTCTTTATAAAAGGGACCCCAAAATAATATCTGATATTGCTTTTTCTCTATATGATAGAAAAAAAACAGAAGAAGCAATAGAAAAATTAAACAACGCAAAAGAAATTTGTAATGATAAAGAGCCAATATTTCAAACACTTATGATGATTTATGAAGAAATAAAAAATTACAGTGAAATGATAAATGAGGGTATTGAATTAATTAATTGGTATAAAGAGAAAAAAAATTACTATAAAATTCCTGATGTCTGTGAGCAAATATATAAATACGAGAAAATAGTAGAAATTTTAGAAGATGAGATTGAAGCATACAAACATATAGGAGACAAAAACAAACAAATAGAAAAATTAATAACCTTAGCAGAATTGTATAAGCAAGATGGACAAATAAAAAAAGCAATGGAGGTTTATAATAAAATTATCTTAATTGCGCCCGAACAGAAAGAAATAATATCAGAATTAAAAGAAAAATTAGAGGAATTTGCAGAAGAACAAAAAAGCATTGGGAAAGGAATTAAAATATGTCTTAAGTGTCAAAAATTAGCCGAGGAGATTGACTGTATTTATATTCTTCTTCCAAAAGAGAAATGGAACGAGTGTGAACTTTGTACAATTTGGGCAAAGAAATATGACCAATATAAAGAACTATCTGGGAGAATAATTACTATTGTTGGTGGTAAAGAAAGTTTAAAAGAAAGATATAAAGAAGAAATAAAAAGATTAGGTGCAAAAGATTGTTTATTTCATAATGCAATTGATAATATAAATGAAATAAGTAGTTTAGTGAAAAAGGGAGATTATGGAATAATTATTACGAGTATTGCAAGCCACGCTGGAACTAATAAAGCAAAAAGTGAGTTTGAGAAGGAAAAGAAAATTTTTATAAGACTTCATCAAACAGGAATAGATAGTTTAGTAGAAACAGTTGTAAATAATTTAATTCCCCGAATAAGAAATATACAATAA
- a CDS encoding site-specific DNA-methyltransferase, translated as MTKEEKFYKALQDVFIGAKIEGTGGFINLMRIKSNYYRKIEDILKKDIESALKNYPKFRDELFDKLYSFFNRYFTESGSIYFNQTPFHNNVYEKVYTDEKDVVLFWKTQMLYYVKTDRIFRSLPFEFDGLKFFFDASTIENKKSNEKRSVVFELDKIREDNTIVFSVSYSERGTKTKQDEILKNIKKKGIAITEEQLERAFRVFEKQSEVDFFINKNAKAFLQEQFKLWSYQYFWEGSQEWGADRVNQLQILKDIAFKIIDFIGQFEDELVKIWNKPKFVKNSNYVITLDRIKDENLIEKIKKHVGIKEQIKEWQEIGIVDKNFKIKEIFEIDLTGKHLSKKYEHLPIDTKYFKDLEIEILSQFDDLDKSLDGWLIKSENYQVLNTILPKFKEKVQTIYIDPPFNLNSSDQFLYRTNYKDANWATLLENRLRIAKDWLNEKGSIFVRCDYNGNWIVRCLMDDIFGRENFRNEIFVKRGYVPKGLTNQYLTGIDSIFFYAKDVNKMAFKGAKRKIREEDRQWISLDMPGQRRTYELQVRYFFGKPWLPPKGQHWGLSQQKITEYEKLEWIRINPGRKYIDTQGNTVKGMPEYLKEPELLLDTNWTDIKSYETHNTFFATENSEILLKRVIEGMEYDKQLIIMDFFLGSGTTTAVAHKLGRKWIGVEMGEHFYSVVLPRMKKVLAYDKSGISKEVKEYQG; from the coding sequence ATGACAAAAGAAGAAAAGTTTTACAAAGCATTGCAAGATGTTTTTATCGGTGCCAAAATTGAGGGAACAGGTGGTTTTATCAACCTGATGAGAATAAAATCAAATTATTACCGCAAGATAGAAGATATCCTCAAGAAAGATATTGAATCGGCTCTAAAAAACTATCCAAAATTTAGAGATGAACTTTTTGATAAACTTTACTCCTTTTTTAACAGATATTTTACTGAAAGTGGTTCAATTTATTTTAACCAAACTCCTTTTCATAACAATGTTTATGAAAAAGTTTACACAGATGAAAAAGATGTTGTTTTATTCTGGAAAACGCAGATGCTTTACTATGTCAAAACAGACCGAATTTTCAGGAGTTTGCCTTTTGAATTTGATGGTCTTAAGTTTTTCTTTGATGCTTCAACAATAGAAAACAAAAAAAGCAATGAAAAACGCTCAGTAGTTTTTGAATTAGACAAAATTCGTGAAGACAACACAATTGTTTTCAGTGTTTCTTATTCTGAAAGAGGGACAAAAACAAAACAAGACGAGATATTAAAAAATATAAAGAAAAAAGGCATAGCGATTACGGAAGAGCAATTGGAACGTGCTTTTAGAGTTTTTGAAAAACAGAGTGAAGTAGATTTTTTTATAAACAAAAATGCCAAAGCATTTCTGCAAGAGCAGTTTAAACTCTGGAGTTATCAATATTTTTGGGAAGGGTCTCAAGAGTGGGGTGCGGATAGAGTTAATCAACTGCAAATTTTAAAAGATATCGCCTTCAAAATTATTGATTTTATCGGGCAGTTTGAAGATGAACTGGTAAAAATATGGAACAAGCCAAAGTTTGTTAAAAACTCCAACTATGTGATTACACTGGATAGAATAAAAGACGAAAACTTGATTGAAAAAATCAAGAAGCACGTGGGCATTAAAGAACAAATAAAAGAATGGCAAGAGATAGGAATAGTTGATAAGAATTTTAAGATAAAAGAAATTTTTGAAATAGATTTAACAGGGAAACATCTCTCAAAAAAATACGAACACTTACCTATTGATACAAAATATTTCAAAGATTTAGAAATTGAAATTTTAAGTCAGTTTGACGACTTAGATAAATCATTAGACGGTTGGTTGATAAAATCCGAAAACTATCAAGTATTAAACACAATTCTGCCGAAATTCAAAGAAAAAGTGCAGACGATATATATTGATCCGCCATTTAATTTAAATTCATCAGACCAATTTTTATATCGCACTAATTACAAAGATGCGAATTGGGCAACGCTTCTTGAAAATCGTTTGCGAATAGCAAAAGATTGGTTGAATGAAAAAGGAAGTATTTTTGTTAGATGTGATTATAATGGCAACTGGATTGTAAGATGTTTGATGGATGATATTTTTGGAAGAGAAAATTTTAGAAATGAGATTTTTGTTAAAAGAGGATATGTGCCAAAAGGATTAACCAACCAATATTTAACAGGTATTGATTCAATATTCTTCTACGCAAAAGATGTTAACAAAATGGCTTTTAAGGGTGCAAAAAGAAAAATTAGAGAAGAAGATAGACAATGGATTTCTTTAGATATGCCAGGGCAAAGAAGAACTTATGAATTACAGGTAAGATATTTCTTTGGCAAACCATGGTTACCTCCAAAAGGACAACATTGGGGTTTATCGCAACAAAAAATAACTGAATATGAAAAATTGGAATGGATAAGAATTAATCCCGGCAGAAAATATATTGATACACAAGGCAATACAGTTAAAGGAATGCCGGAATATCTTAAAGAACCAGAATTACTTTTAGATACAAATTGGACTGATATAAAAAGTTACGAAACTCATAACACTTTCTTTGCCACCGAAAATTCAGAAATACTACTTAAGAGAGTAATTGAGGGAATGGAATATGACAAACAATTAATCATAATGGATTTCTTCCTTGGCTCTGGCACAACCACCGCAGTAGCACATAAACTTGGTAGAAAATGGATTGGCGTTGAGATGGGAGAACATTTTTATAGTGTAGTTTTGCCGAGAATGAAGAAAGTTTTGGCTTATGATAAATCTGGTATTTCAAAAGAAGTAAAGGAATATCAGGG